The window AAATGAATCGAGGGTGACCGCGGCACTACTCGAATGCGAAGAAACTGCGCCGGCTCGAAGTTGGCGCAGGTACATGATATTCGCGGTTGGTTTCGGATTAGGCGGTTTGCTCGGCGGAATCGCAGTCCAGATATGGAACGCTCGCCAACCTCATCAGAGGCTGTACCACGTCTCACAAATCACGCAAGATGGCACAATTTATTCTCCAATGGATCCGTTACTGGGAACCCTGTCGGCTTTTGCGACCGATGGTAACTACCTATTTGCGCCTTCGAACGAGAATGGACAAGTGGTGCTGTCGCAGATCTCAATGGCAACAGGAGACAAACAGATCCTCCCGCTTCCGGGCGAACTCGGGGCTCCCGAAGTGGATGACATATCCCCAGATGGGACCAAATTGCTGGTGCGAAGTAACTTGGGCGCAGCTTCCCTTCAGCCGCTCTGGATTGTTCCAGTCGATGGTAGTTCGGCCTTCAGAATTTCAGATGTTCTAGCCCAAGATGCAACCTGGATGCCGGACGGACAGAACATTTTATATACCTCTGGGAACCAACTCGCTGTAGTTTCTCTTGAAAATGGGAAGTCAACGGCTTTCGCGACGGTGCCAGGCCGCGCTTTCTGGCCGCGTTGGTCTCCCGACGGAAAACTGCTCCAATTCACTATTATCGACATCGTGAACCACACCTCGTCACTCTGGAAAATCGCTAAAGATCAACGCGTTGCCAGTCCGCTATTAAAAAGCTGGAACGAGGTTCCGCATGAATGCTGTGGAATTTGGACAGCCAATGGAAACTTTTTTGTCTTTGAGGCAACCCGAGACGGTCATACCGACCTCTGGAAGATGAATGCATCCCTGGGTTCGAGCCCGGTTAGAGTGACGAGTGGGCCTATCAATTACAGAGCTCCGTCTCCCGCTCGAAATGGAGAACAAATCTTTTTCGTAGGACAAGATGTACGCTCGAGGTTGGAAAGATATGTTTTGGAACGAAAGCAGTTTGTTTCACAACCAGGATTTCTCGCCAGCGCTGTCCACTTAAGTTTTTCGCGCGACTGTCGATGGGTCGCATGGGTGGATTCGAGCGGTCGTTTGTGGAGAGCGCGAATCGATGGGTCCGAGAGGCTTCTGCTTACTCCAGCTTCAATGCAAGTTTTCATAGCCACGTGGTCCCCAGATAACACACGGCTGGCTCTAATGTCGCATAATCCAGGGCAACCCTGGCAGATCTATATTGTTAGCGCCGGTGGTGGCAGCCCGGAGCGATTGTTGCAGGAGAATCGGAACATTGGAGATCCTTCCTTCTCTGCTGATGGCAGATACATCGTCTTCGGAATGGTTCCTGAATTGATGGGACAGGCAAACGTTCCCAACTCACTCGAGACAATAGAACTGTCGGCCCATCGCATCACAAAAGTGCCCGGCTCCCAAGGGTTGTACAGCCCAAGATGGTCCCCCGACGGACATTTCATCGCAGCCATAACCTTGGACCAGAAAAGAGTAATGCTATATGACACGAAAACGCTGATATGGAAAACACTTGCTGTAACCTCGGCTGCGAATCCGGTTTGGTCGATGGATGGTAAAGCGCTCTATATTCATGCTTACCGCGAAGAGAGGACCCCAATCTATCGAGTGAGCGTTCCTACCGGAGCAATGAAAGAGATCGCAAGTCTCAACAACTTTCCAGTTGGCAGTAATGTCAATAAAATTGACTTTTCTGGAATCACGCCCGACAACGTTCTTCTTGTGCATACAGAAATCTCAAGCGGCAATTTGTATACGTTGGATTTCAATTCAAGGTAGTTTGGTTTTTCTGGGTTTCACAGGTATTGGGTTCCTTGAACCGGTGTTTATGTAGCAATAAGTTTGTCCTCGACTCGCCAAAAACACCCTAGGTTTTTTCGTGTTGGCCATTGAGGCCGCTCCGCTCATGCACCTTATTCCGCGGATAGTCTTTTCATGCACGCGTAAGAGTCAACGCTGCTGGCTAGCCCGTGTTCAATCAGCGCTCTGGTCACTCCGAATCGTTCTTGCCGATCAAATCCTCGGCTTCGTGCATAACCTCAGCAGCTTGTTTATCAATTTCTTTTCCAGTTCACTGCGCGCCTGTAAACGCGTTTGGTCTAGTTGCGTTCGTCATCAGCAGCTTTGTGTCATGCGTAGGCCTCCTCAACCGACATAGCCGCAATCTGCATGAGAGCGGAATGAAGCTGCGCCGTTTTCCATACACATAATCTTGATGAGATCCAATGTCTAAGTGTGTCGGATGAGTTTAAAGGTCGGCGTATCTATAGCAAAGGCAATAGGTTAATCGGTTAAGAAAAAAATGCGAAAAAATCGGAGACCGCCCCTTGCGGCTATTGTCATGCGACGCGCAGCTTCCATCCATACAAAGCGGTGGTGTGGAAACTAGATATTCGACACGTCTAGAGGTTGCCGTTTCCGCATACAAAAGGCTTTGTCCTGAGAGAAATCAGAAATCTCATTCAATTTTGAGAGGCAAGTCAATGCATACATTCCTTCTAAGATACTGGTTCGACGGTTTTCTTCCCTTCGTTACGCGCACATCGACGGTTTGGGTACTCGGCTCGAGGGGTTCGCTTTCCACGCTTTTGCCGTCGGCGCAATCCGATCCGATGCACCACGCAGGGCGAAGACGGCACAGCTCTGAGATATCTACGGAGAGCCGAGCCGAAATGGGACCAAATCACCTCGGTAAGCCGAAAGTCTTCCGCGATTTCGTCGCCTTAATCAAGATCGTGAGCCGGAGAAATCGTAGCAGCAGCCGAGTTCCCATCGGGAGCACTGGAACATGGCCGAGACTCGAAACCAGAGAGTCGAAATCTGTATTGGCAATGATCTTATTCTGTTTCATTCCGTTCGGCGCCCTCGCGCAGGTGACCACAGCGGACGTGGTCGGAACGGTGACAGATACAACAGGGGCCATCGTTTCAGATGCTACGATAACCATCAAAAATATAGGTACGCAGGTCAATGCAGTGACTCATTCCAACAGGTCGGGGAGCTACGTCTTTAACCTGCTCGAACCGGGACGCTACTCGATTACCATCCAAGCACCGGGATTCAAAGCTACAAGC is drawn from Edaphobacter lichenicola and contains these coding sequences:
- a CDS encoding winged helix-turn-helix domain-containing protein; protein product: MTFGLFEVDLKAGELWKAGHRVKLQALPFKVLTVLLENAGEVVTREELHNSVWGPDVIVEFEHSLSNAIKKLREALGDSAENPRFIETLSRRGFRFIAPVGLMETRPPSVPSNSAVETNAVSASENESRVTAALLECEETAPARSWRRYMIFAVGFGLGGLLGGIAVQIWNARQPHQRLYHVSQITQDGTIYSPMDPLLGTLSAFATDGNYLFAPSNENGQVVLSQISMATGDKQILPLPGELGAPEVDDISPDGTKLLVRSNLGAASLQPLWIVPVDGSSAFRISDVLAQDATWMPDGQNILYTSGNQLAVVSLENGKSTAFATVPGRAFWPRWSPDGKLLQFTIIDIVNHTSSLWKIAKDQRVASPLLKSWNEVPHECCGIWTANGNFFVFEATRDGHTDLWKMNASLGSSPVRVTSGPINYRAPSPARNGEQIFFVGQDVRSRLERYVLERKQFVSQPGFLASAVHLSFSRDCRWVAWVDSSGRLWRARIDGSERLLLTPASMQVFIATWSPDNTRLALMSHNPGQPWQIYIVSAGGGSPERLLQENRNIGDPSFSADGRYIVFGMVPELMGQANVPNSLETIELSAHRITKVPGSQGLYSPRWSPDGHFIAAITLDQKRVMLYDTKTLIWKTLAVTSAANPVWSMDGKALYIHAYREERTPIYRVSVPTGAMKEIASLNNFPVGSNVNKIDFSGITPDNVLLVHTEISSGNLYTLDFNSR